A single window of Archangium gephyra DNA harbors:
- a CDS encoding TetR/AcrR family transcriptional regulator: MSQKAEQKQKSHEAILESAATLLRERGIRGSSVMDVMKGAGLTVGGFYGHFESKEQLFTETIRSTARAMWRAMLQRAMNDPARTPMMSVLERYLSRKHRDNPEVGCPLPSIASEVAREGDPYRGALESELNGFIQDLSGMVGQGERAREKALALLALMYGALTLSRAVRGTRLSDEFLEAARKFGAQALEGSSAPPESR; the protein is encoded by the coding sequence ATGAGCCAGAAAGCGGAGCAGAAGCAGAAGTCCCACGAGGCCATCCTCGAGTCCGCCGCGACGCTGCTGCGCGAGCGGGGGATTCGAGGCAGCTCCGTCATGGACGTGATGAAGGGGGCGGGGCTCACGGTGGGGGGCTTCTACGGGCACTTCGAGTCCAAGGAGCAGCTCTTCACCGAGACGATCCGGAGCACGGCGCGGGCGATGTGGCGTGCGATGCTCCAGCGGGCGATGAACGACCCCGCGCGCACGCCGATGATGAGCGTGCTCGAGCGCTACCTGTCGCGGAAGCACCGGGACAACCCGGAGGTGGGTTGCCCCCTGCCGAGCATCGCGTCCGAGGTCGCGAGGGAAGGGGATCCGTACCGGGGAGCGCTGGAGAGCGAGCTCAACGGGTTCATCCAGGACTTGAGCGGGATGGTGGGCCAGGGGGAGAGGGCCCGGGAGAAGGCGCTCGCGTTGCTGGCCCTCATGTACGGGGCGCTGACGTTGTCGCGAGCCGTTCGCGGCACGCGCCTCAGTGACGAGTTCCTCGAAGCGGCCAGGAAGTTCGGAGCACAAGCCCTGGAGGGAAGCTCCGCTCCGCCCGAGAGCCGGTGA
- a CDS encoding DUF459 domain-containing protein — METHLARVLVCLAVLSTGVVRADPGTDGKPEAPPARTVLLLGDSLIVTSFGEYLEKSLNEHPGTRAMRRAKSSTGLARPDFFDWMKVGREEVERHQPDVVVVIMGGNDGQGLTDEKGKAKMQWGAAGWADAYRQRVADFLGVLQAPGRKILWVELPYTGLPNFERKLGVIRRVLREAVSAHEASKYLETKPFFTDAKGAILREAQVEGFRKPMRLKMEDGVHFTLAGGRYFATKVYPAVIGLLGPGGAEPRPDNPKPVPVAAAPAAPEAPPAAAPVKTEVRNREPAICREFDAVSEAPMTSMPMALCYP; from the coding sequence ATGGAGACCCACCTCGCTCGTGTGCTCGTGTGCCTCGCCGTCCTGTCCACTGGAGTGGTGCGGGCGGACCCTGGGACGGACGGAAAGCCGGAAGCACCTCCGGCCCGGACGGTGCTGCTGCTCGGTGACAGCCTCATCGTCACCAGCTTCGGCGAGTACCTGGAGAAGTCGCTGAACGAGCACCCGGGCACCCGCGCCATGCGGCGGGCGAAGTCCTCCACGGGGCTCGCCCGCCCGGACTTCTTCGACTGGATGAAGGTGGGCCGCGAAGAGGTCGAGCGCCACCAGCCCGACGTCGTCGTCGTCATCATGGGCGGCAACGACGGGCAGGGCCTCACGGACGAGAAGGGCAAGGCGAAGATGCAGTGGGGCGCGGCCGGCTGGGCGGACGCGTACCGTCAGCGTGTCGCGGACTTCCTGGGCGTCCTCCAGGCGCCTGGCCGGAAGATCCTCTGGGTCGAGCTGCCGTACACCGGACTGCCGAACTTCGAGCGCAAGCTGGGCGTCATCCGGCGCGTCCTGCGCGAGGCGGTGTCGGCGCATGAGGCCTCGAAGTACCTCGAGACGAAGCCGTTCTTCACCGACGCGAAGGGCGCCATCCTGCGCGAGGCCCAGGTCGAGGGCTTCCGCAAGCCGATGCGGCTGAAGATGGAGGATGGGGTCCACTTCACGTTGGCGGGCGGCCGGTACTTCGCCACCAAGGTGTATCCCGCGGTCATCGGGCTCCTCGGGCCTGGAGGCGCGGAGCCGCGACCGGACAACCCGAAGCCGGTCCCCGTGGCCGCGGCCCCGGCTGCCCCCGAGGCTCCGCCCGCCGCCGCGCCGGTGAAGACCGAGGTCCGCAACCGGGAGCCGGCGATCTGCCGCGAGTTCGACGCCGTGTCGGAAGCCCCGATGACGTCGATGCCCATGGCCCTCTGCTATCCATGA
- a CDS encoding SDR family NAD(P)-dependent oxidoreductase encodes MDTDLRGKGILVTGGAGGIGSAVVRAFAEEGAKVAVHYHQSADKAQALARELGGAAVRADLTSEADVDAMVPAAVKELGRLDVLVANAGVWPPPDEGVWQMSLERWRRTLAENLDSVFLSCRAFLRHVEKTGTGNIIIIASTAGLFGEAGHSDYAAAKGALASGFLKSLKNEITRIAPMGRVNTVCPGWTAVDRHKDKLENPAFLNRVTRTMPLRKVGRPEDVARVVVTLASDRISGHVTGEVITVAGGMEGRVLHET; translated from the coding sequence ATGGATACGGATCTTCGAGGCAAGGGAATCCTCGTCACGGGCGGGGCGGGCGGCATCGGGAGCGCGGTGGTGCGGGCCTTCGCGGAGGAGGGGGCGAAGGTGGCGGTGCACTACCACCAGAGCGCGGACAAGGCGCAGGCCCTGGCCAGGGAGCTGGGCGGCGCGGCGGTGCGGGCGGACCTGACGTCCGAGGCGGACGTGGACGCGATGGTGCCCGCGGCGGTGAAGGAGCTGGGGCGGCTGGACGTGCTGGTGGCGAACGCGGGCGTGTGGCCGCCGCCGGACGAGGGCGTGTGGCAGATGTCGCTGGAGCGGTGGCGCCGGACGCTGGCGGAGAACCTGGACAGCGTCTTCCTGAGCTGCCGCGCCTTCCTGCGCCATGTGGAGAAGACGGGCACGGGCAACATCATCATCATCGCCTCGACGGCGGGGCTGTTCGGTGAGGCGGGGCACTCGGACTACGCGGCGGCCAAGGGCGCGCTGGCGAGCGGCTTCCTCAAGAGCCTCAAGAATGAGATCACCCGCATCGCGCCCATGGGCCGGGTGAACACGGTGTGCCCGGGCTGGACGGCGGTGGATCGCCACAAGGACAAGCTGGAGAACCCGGCGTTCCTCAACCGGGTGACGCGCACCATGCCGCTGCGCAAGGTGGGCCGTCCCGAGGACGTGGCGCGCGTGGTGGTGACGCTCGCCTCCGACCGCATCTCCGGCCACGTGACGGGTGAGGTCATCACCGTGGCCGGCGGCATGGAAGGCCGCGTCCTGCACGAGACCTGA
- a CDS encoding lipase family alpha/beta hydrolase, with protein sequence MTSASARVSATASSPAVASARVPVLLVHGIDDDARTLAPLADGLARAGFQDVRIVELKPNNGDAPIPVLAGQVAEAAASLRARTGSARVDVVAFSMGALVSRYYLQRLEGRNHVRRFVSISGPHAGTLTGWLRANPGARDMRPGSELLRGLAADEAPFGEVQVFTLWTPLDLMIIPARSSQLAGARERTFPVILHPLMLRDGRVLRSVEEALTVERPEDFKPLPVVLPPGGP encoded by the coding sequence ATGACCTCCGCCTCCGCCCGTGTCTCCGCTACCGCTTCATCCCCCGCCGTGGCCTCCGCTCGGGTGCCCGTGCTGCTGGTGCACGGCATCGATGACGACGCGCGGACCCTGGCGCCGCTCGCGGACGGGCTGGCGCGGGCCGGCTTCCAGGACGTGCGGATCGTCGAGCTGAAGCCCAACAACGGGGATGCCCCCATCCCGGTGCTGGCGGGGCAGGTGGCCGAGGCGGCCGCGAGCCTGCGCGCGCGGACGGGCAGTGCGCGAGTCGACGTGGTGGCCTTCAGCATGGGGGCGCTCGTCAGCCGCTACTACCTGCAGCGGTTGGAGGGGCGGAACCACGTGCGCCGCTTCGTGTCCATCTCCGGCCCCCACGCGGGAACGCTCACGGGCTGGCTGCGAGCCAATCCTGGCGCGCGCGACATGCGGCCGGGCAGTGAGCTGCTGCGGGGGCTCGCCGCCGATGAAGCCCCGTTCGGGGAGGTCCAGGTCTTCACCCTCTGGACGCCGCTCGATCTGATGATCATCCCCGCCCGCTCCTCCCAGCTGGCCGGAGCGCGGGAGCGGACCTTCCCCGTCATCCTCCACCCGCTCATGCTGCGCGACGGGCGGGTCCTCCGCTCGGTGGAGGAGGCCCTCACGGTGGAGCGTCCGGAGGACTTCAAGCCCCTGCCGGTCGTGCTGCCTCCCGGCGGTCCCTGA
- a CDS encoding GNAT family N-acetyltransferase: MNPIERLQSYMRHSAAGRYESIPVPPFTVFVHPHDPLIYFNYAIPDGPITGDVREPLRRLRAEFQKRGRVPRFEYVSELAPTLADSLLAEGFQLEAEARLMVCTRERFTPMAVPEGVSFSVLTSGSSREEVRTYCNTSRRAFSPGEPYEASEEDVSKTLEELREGGAVVGHVEGQPAVVGMFTPPSEGIAELGGVATFERFRKRGLGTAVTSRVAQEAFARGVDVLFLSTITEEAGRIYERVGFRFVTRMLFMSVPA, encoded by the coding sequence ATGAATCCCATTGAACGCTTGCAGTCGTACATGCGCCACAGTGCCGCGGGCCGCTACGAGTCCATTCCGGTTCCGCCCTTCACGGTGTTCGTCCATCCCCACGATCCACTCATCTACTTCAACTACGCCATCCCGGATGGGCCCATCACGGGGGACGTGCGCGAGCCCTTGCGGCGGCTCCGGGCCGAGTTCCAGAAGAGGGGCCGCGTGCCCCGCTTCGAGTACGTCTCCGAGCTGGCGCCCACCCTGGCGGACTCGCTGCTCGCCGAGGGCTTCCAGCTGGAGGCCGAGGCTCGGCTGATGGTCTGCACGCGCGAGCGCTTCACGCCCATGGCGGTACCGGAGGGCGTCTCGTTCTCGGTGCTCACGTCCGGGTCCTCTCGCGAGGAGGTGCGCACGTACTGCAACACCTCGCGGCGGGCCTTCTCGCCGGGTGAGCCCTACGAGGCCTCCGAGGAGGATGTCTCCAAGACGCTGGAGGAGCTCCGGGAGGGCGGGGCGGTGGTGGGACACGTGGAGGGACAGCCGGCCGTGGTGGGCATGTTCACCCCACCGTCCGAGGGCATCGCCGAGCTCGGCGGAGTGGCGACGTTCGAGCGCTTCCGCAAGCGGGGACTCGGTACCGCGGTGACGTCCCGGGTGGCACAGGAGGCCTTCGCGCGGGGCGTGGATGTGCTCTTCCTGAGCACCATCACGGAGGAGGCCGGCCGCATCTACGAGCGGGTGGGTTTCCGGTTCGTGACGCGGATGCTCTTCATGTCCGTCCCGGCCTGA
- a CDS encoding TCR/Tet family MFS transporter, which produces MSETNVPAGPRRATLAFIFVTVLLDILAMGMIIPVLPKIVVAMLGGDTARAAGIFGIFSTAWALMQFVFSPVLGAVSDRYGRRPVILLSNLGLGLDYILMALAPTLGWLFVGRVISGITSASISTASAYIADVTPPEKRAASFGLIGAAFGVGFVLGPALGGVLGGVDSRLPFWVSAGLSLANAMYGLFVLPESLPPERRKAFQWRRANPVGALKLLRSNIEVLRLSSVHFLYQLAHVALPSVFVLYAGYRFSWDERTVGLTMAGVGLSSGLVQGVLVRPTVKKLGERRALMLGLFFGAVGFTIYGLAPTGLVFWFGVPVMALWGLTGPAAQGLMTRHISPSEQGQFQGALSSIMGIAGMIGPAIFTQTLAYFIGPGLGWDLPGAPFLLAALMLACAIGLAGWATSPRQQEAAVPSPAP; this is translated from the coding sequence ATGAGTGAAACGAACGTCCCCGCGGGCCCGCGCCGAGCCACGCTGGCCTTCATCTTCGTCACCGTCCTGCTCGACATCCTGGCCATGGGGATGATCATCCCCGTGCTGCCGAAGATCGTCGTCGCCATGCTGGGCGGGGATACCGCACGGGCCGCGGGCATCTTCGGCATCTTCTCCACGGCCTGGGCGCTGATGCAGTTCGTCTTCTCGCCGGTGCTCGGTGCCGTCTCGGATCGCTACGGCAGGCGGCCGGTGATCCTCCTGTCCAACCTCGGACTGGGGCTGGACTACATCCTCATGGCGCTGGCGCCGACGCTGGGCTGGCTGTTCGTGGGCCGGGTCATCTCCGGCATCACCTCGGCGAGCATCAGCACGGCCAGCGCCTACATCGCGGACGTGACGCCGCCGGAGAAGCGCGCCGCCAGCTTCGGACTGATTGGCGCCGCGTTCGGCGTGGGCTTCGTGCTGGGGCCCGCGCTCGGCGGCGTCTTGGGCGGCGTGGATTCGCGCCTGCCCTTCTGGGTGTCCGCGGGCTTGAGCCTGGCCAACGCGATGTACGGCCTGTTCGTCCTGCCGGAGTCCCTGCCTCCCGAGCGGCGCAAGGCCTTCCAGTGGCGGCGCGCCAACCCGGTGGGAGCGTTGAAGCTGCTGCGTTCGAACATCGAGGTGCTCCGGCTGTCGAGCGTCCACTTCCTCTATCAGCTCGCCCACGTCGCCCTGCCCAGTGTGTTCGTGCTGTACGCGGGCTACCGCTTCAGCTGGGACGAGCGCACCGTGGGGCTCACCATGGCGGGCGTGGGTCTCAGCTCCGGGCTCGTCCAGGGAGTGCTGGTGCGGCCCACCGTGAAGAAGCTCGGGGAACGGCGCGCCCTGATGCTGGGGCTGTTCTTCGGCGCGGTGGGGTTCACCATCTACGGCCTGGCTCCGACCGGACTCGTGTTCTGGTTCGGCGTGCCGGTGATGGCGCTGTGGGGGCTCACCGGCCCCGCGGCCCAGGGGTTGATGACCCGCCACATCAGCCCCTCGGAGCAGGGCCAGTTCCAGGGCGCGCTCTCGAGCATCATGGGCATCGCGGGGATGATCGGCCCCGCGATCTTCACGCAGACGCTCGCGTACTTCATCGGCCCGGGGCTGGGCTGGGACCTGCCCGGCGCCCCCTTCCTGCTCGCCGCGCTGATGCTGGCATGCGCGATCGGTCTGGCCGGCTGGGCCACGAGCCCGCGCCAGCAGGAGGCCGCGGTTCCGAGTCCCGCGCCCTGA
- the fabF gene encoding beta-ketoacyl-ACP synthase II, with product MSHRRVVITGTGLISALGTGTEKNWQALLAGRSGIAPITRFEPGKIDTRIAGEVKDFQPEQFIDKREVRRMDLFSQYALAATEMAMQESGLPIGEDAPHGYAPEKVGVIVGSGVGGISSLEEQHRKGLEKGFDRLSPFFILQMIINMAPGLISIRYGCKGPNWSPVSACATSAHAIGEAWKSIRLGETDAAIAGGSEAAITPLTMGGFSVMKAMSTRNEDPTAASRPFDKDRDGFVLGEGAGIVVLEELEHAKKRGARILAELVGYGANSDAHHVTAPAPEGEGAARCMRLALASAGMNPEDVGYINAHGTSTPLNDANETKAIKTVFGAHARKLAVSSTKSMTGHMLGAAGGAEAVVSVLTLLRRVIPPTINQTTPDPECDLDYVPNQAREQRVDAVMSNSFGFGGTNTVLVFKRFA from the coding sequence GTGTCACACCGTCGAGTCGTCATCACCGGTACGGGGCTCATCTCGGCCCTGGGCACCGGCACCGAGAAGAACTGGCAGGCGCTGCTCGCCGGCAGGTCCGGCATCGCGCCCATCACCCGCTTCGAGCCGGGGAAGATCGACACCCGCATCGCGGGCGAGGTGAAGGACTTCCAGCCGGAGCAGTTCATCGACAAGCGCGAAGTGCGCCGGATGGACCTGTTCTCGCAGTACGCGCTCGCCGCGACCGAGATGGCCATGCAGGAGAGTGGGCTGCCCATCGGAGAGGACGCGCCCCATGGCTACGCGCCCGAGAAGGTGGGCGTCATCGTCGGCTCGGGCGTCGGTGGCATCTCCTCCCTCGAGGAGCAGCACCGCAAGGGGCTGGAGAAGGGATTCGACCGGCTGTCTCCCTTCTTCATCCTCCAGATGATCATCAACATGGCGCCGGGCCTCATCTCCATCCGCTACGGGTGCAAGGGGCCCAACTGGTCGCCCGTGTCCGCCTGCGCCACCAGTGCGCACGCCATCGGCGAGGCGTGGAAGTCCATCCGCCTGGGCGAGACGGACGCGGCCATCGCCGGAGGCTCCGAGGCGGCCATCACTCCGCTGACCATGGGCGGCTTCTCGGTGATGAAGGCGATGTCCACCCGGAACGAGGATCCCACGGCCGCCAGCCGTCCCTTCGACAAGGACCGTGACGGCTTCGTGCTGGGCGAGGGCGCGGGCATCGTGGTGCTCGAGGAGCTGGAGCACGCGAAGAAGCGCGGCGCCCGCATCCTGGCGGAGCTGGTGGGCTACGGGGCCAACTCGGATGCGCACCACGTGACGGCTCCGGCTCCGGAAGGCGAGGGCGCGGCGCGCTGCATGCGCCTAGCGCTGGCATCGGCGGGGATGAACCCGGAGGACGTGGGCTACATCAACGCGCACGGCACCTCGACGCCCCTCAATGACGCCAACGAGACGAAGGCCATCAAGACGGTCTTCGGCGCCCACGCGCGCAAGCTGGCCGTGTCCTCCACCAAGTCCATGACGGGCCACATGCTGGGCGCGGCCGGTGGCGCGGAGGCGGTGGTGAGCGTGTTGACGCTGCTGCGCCGTGTCATTCCTCCGACCATCAACCAGACCACGCCGGATCCGGAGTGCGACCTGGACTACGTGCCCAACCAGGCGCGCGAGCAGCGCGTGGACGCGGTGATGAGCAACTCGTTCGGCTTCGGAGGGACCAACACGGTGTTGGTCTTCAAGCGCTTCGCGTAG
- a CDS encoding M14 family metallopeptidase — MRCGGALFLAMLLAAGLARGEGYPIPRGEHPVAWKPAETVGEWKAEGEALALTTPKALRNYFIQEEEAASPAPFVRARIQNPARADLAILFRAKVRATQPLFALTGYGLYVDGRRETVGFVRYDGTRSDDSGARAKVPGLAKVGELELVLFLAGPAFAVHVYDARTKVELASLVWSDAAFAGGSLGVYAHKTQAAEVRVSLFVPDPPPQEASARDGLTLEWLVRVERGFQFAPELRRHLRRVAREPDADVYIASELGVHLLRASSVNVRELHPGVPYRFLESTFEERLARARKAPVREAFVEGIKDPELIERAMRALAARAPERTRIIELGRTHEDRPLLGLVIGDALEDHSRPAVLLCAGTHANEVVTPELPLDAARWLLENAKDKRVARWLSTFHVVIVPLVNPDGSHGYWHVSTERGRTNRRKDEQAVELGLFEYGVDLNRNYPFQWGSVEDRYNSADARSPFYRGPAAGSEPEVQAMMKLGEAWRFVAMVSYHAAASRLLVPYTVEGAREPKPSAAWAVAPGMIDAVAPLQGGKRYEAVRHLYPVAGTDQDWFYWNFGTLAYLVELPFVSPGPRRPLEPMVEGARGFWQVLMDRFLDGPALTVRVPESFREEGPVTVAVEEVTWPNEERFTAHPESGVFHTYLPAAGRYTVKATSVSGRTVSQAVDVGTGLVVLALTEAS, encoded by the coding sequence TTGAGGTGCGGCGGGGCGCTCTTCCTCGCCATGCTGCTCGCCGCGGGGCTCGCGCGCGGTGAGGGCTACCCCATTCCTCGTGGCGAGCACCCGGTCGCGTGGAAGCCGGCGGAGACCGTCGGAGAGTGGAAGGCCGAGGGCGAGGCGCTCGCGCTCACCACGCCCAAGGCGCTCCGCAACTACTTCATCCAGGAGGAAGAGGCGGCGTCCCCGGCGCCCTTCGTGCGCGCGAGGATCCAGAATCCGGCCCGTGCCGATCTGGCCATCCTCTTCCGCGCGAAGGTGCGCGCCACCCAGCCCCTGTTCGCGCTCACGGGTTACGGCCTCTACGTGGATGGGCGCCGGGAGACGGTGGGGTTCGTGCGCTATGACGGGACGCGCTCGGATGACAGTGGCGCGCGCGCGAAGGTGCCCGGACTCGCGAAGGTGGGGGAGCTCGAGCTCGTGCTCTTCCTCGCCGGGCCGGCCTTCGCCGTCCACGTGTATGACGCCCGCACCAAGGTGGAGCTCGCGAGCCTCGTCTGGTCCGATGCGGCGTTCGCCGGGGGCTCGCTCGGCGTGTACGCGCACAAGACCCAGGCCGCGGAGGTGCGGGTGTCCCTGTTCGTGCCGGATCCTCCACCGCAGGAGGCCTCGGCACGTGATGGCCTGACACTCGAGTGGCTCGTGCGCGTGGAGCGGGGCTTTCAGTTCGCTCCGGAGCTGCGCCGTCACCTGCGCCGCGTGGCGCGCGAGCCGGACGCGGATGTGTACATCGCGAGCGAGCTCGGCGTGCACCTGCTGCGCGCGAGCTCCGTCAACGTGCGCGAGCTGCACCCCGGGGTGCCGTACCGCTTCCTGGAATCCACCTTCGAGGAGCGTCTGGCGCGGGCGCGCAAGGCACCCGTGCGCGAGGCCTTCGTCGAGGGCATCAAGGACCCCGAGCTCATCGAGCGTGCGATGAGGGCACTGGCCGCACGTGCTCCGGAGCGCACGCGCATCATCGAGCTTGGCCGGACCCACGAGGACCGGCCGCTCCTCGGGCTCGTCATTGGCGACGCGTTGGAGGACCACTCCCGCCCGGCGGTGCTGCTGTGTGCCGGCACCCACGCCAACGAGGTGGTGACGCCCGAGCTGCCGCTCGACGCGGCGCGCTGGCTGTTGGAGAACGCGAAGGACAAGCGGGTCGCCCGCTGGTTGAGCACGTTCCATGTGGTCATCGTTCCGCTGGTGAATCCCGACGGGAGCCACGGGTACTGGCACGTCTCCACCGAGCGGGGGCGCACCAACCGGCGCAAGGACGAGCAGGCGGTGGAGCTGGGGCTGTTCGAGTACGGCGTGGATCTCAACCGCAACTACCCCTTCCAGTGGGGGAGCGTGGAGGATCGCTACAACAGCGCGGATGCGCGCTCCCCGTTCTATCGAGGGCCGGCGGCGGGCTCGGAGCCCGAGGTGCAGGCGATGATGAAGCTGGGCGAGGCGTGGCGCTTCGTCGCGATGGTGTCGTACCACGCGGCGGCGAGCCGGCTGCTCGTGCCGTACACGGTGGAAGGTGCCCGTGAGCCCAAGCCCTCGGCGGCGTGGGCGGTGGCGCCGGGGATGATCGACGCGGTGGCGCCGTTGCAGGGCGGCAAGCGCTACGAGGCGGTGCGCCACCTCTATCCGGTGGCGGGGACGGATCAGGACTGGTTCTACTGGAACTTCGGGACGCTGGCGTACCTGGTGGAGCTGCCATTCGTGTCACCGGGGCCGCGACGGCCGCTCGAGCCGATGGTGGAGGGGGCGCGAGGCTTCTGGCAGGTGTTGATGGACCGCTTCCTGGATGGCCCGGCGCTCACGGTGCGGGTGCCGGAGTCCTTCCGGGAGGAGGGGCCGGTCACGGTGGCGGTGGAAGAGGTGACGTGGCCGAATGAGGAGCGTTTCACGGCGCACCCGGAGTCCGGAGTGTTCCACACGTACCTCCCAGCGGCCGGGCGTTACACGGTGAAGGCCACGAGCGTGTCGGGCAGGACGGTGTCCCAAGCTGTCGACGTCGGTACGGGGCTCGTGGTGCTCGCCCTCACCGAAGCCTCCTGA
- a CDS encoding SUMF1/EgtB/PvdO family nonheme iron enzyme translates to MAFELVLLWLVTAVPCEKTPPPGMVCIEGGDAIVGADDHTDAEKPRHPVSVETFYLDAKEVTVGDYSRCERAGACTKLKRPPYYARFQKPELPAVPVTWELAHQYCVFAGKRLPTEAEWEKAARGPEGKTYPWGDAAPSCDKANYKGCPGDSTRPPGSYPPGAYGLYDMAGNGYEWVKDWWTPCYKGCDKACGEACLRANPKGPCDGARPCKGYTQRVLKGGSWYWPEEMLRGSWRRGERPTSGLHRLSFRCASTTPQLSAWPPRFMTEPPARPADPKPPSEEERAKALAVVEDTDVFQIPLCGRAGKARVDCRDPMSYIKSNEALQYLFGDAIKNVGGGYVGLGADQGYSYIAHARSQWAWVFDYDPTVVRLHHVLRAVVKRAPAREDFVTAFTDKQAKATRAAIEEEWASLPREERAAITGVFERARRQLWANYTRQLRPARWTEGFGWLQTEENYRYVRLMFEQGRIVTLKGNMLTDKALPSIARAARSLGVPIRVYYPSNAEEQWKQLPPQYRENVRQLPFDERSVILRTLITHKFHKSDSYWHYIVHGGLHAQEHLALPGYANVWSFMEDRQQVGAFLATTTAGGAEKAPRRDRYLDFLSYIGVPSAAGSVVAESKP, encoded by the coding sequence ATGGCATTCGAACTGGTTCTGTTGTGGCTCGTGACGGCGGTGCCGTGCGAGAAGACGCCGCCGCCCGGCATGGTGTGCATCGAGGGCGGAGATGCGATCGTGGGCGCCGACGATCACACGGACGCGGAGAAGCCCCGGCATCCCGTGTCCGTCGAGACGTTCTACCTGGATGCGAAGGAGGTCACGGTCGGTGACTACAGCCGGTGCGAGCGCGCGGGGGCGTGCACGAAGCTGAAGCGCCCGCCGTACTACGCGCGCTTCCAGAAGCCCGAGCTGCCAGCCGTACCGGTCACGTGGGAACTGGCGCACCAGTACTGCGTGTTCGCGGGCAAGCGGCTGCCGACGGAGGCCGAGTGGGAGAAGGCCGCGCGCGGGCCCGAGGGGAAGACGTACCCATGGGGAGATGCGGCGCCCTCGTGCGACAAGGCGAACTACAAGGGCTGCCCGGGAGATTCCACGCGGCCGCCCGGCAGCTACCCGCCCGGCGCCTACGGCCTCTACGACATGGCGGGCAACGGGTACGAGTGGGTGAAGGACTGGTGGACGCCCTGTTACAAGGGCTGTGACAAGGCGTGTGGAGAGGCGTGCCTGCGCGCCAATCCGAAGGGGCCGTGCGACGGCGCGCGCCCGTGCAAGGGCTACACCCAGCGTGTGCTCAAGGGCGGCTCCTGGTACTGGCCCGAGGAGATGCTGCGCGGTTCCTGGCGGCGGGGCGAGCGCCCCACGAGCGGGCTCCACCGCCTGAGCTTCCGCTGCGCCTCGACGACGCCCCAGCTGTCCGCGTGGCCGCCCCGGTTCATGACGGAGCCCCCGGCCCGGCCGGCGGATCCCAAGCCGCCGAGCGAGGAGGAGCGGGCCAAGGCGCTCGCGGTCGTCGAGGACACGGACGTCTTCCAGATTCCCCTCTGTGGCCGTGCGGGCAAGGCGCGCGTCGATTGCCGCGACCCCATGAGCTACATCAAGTCCAACGAGGCGCTCCAATACCTCTTCGGGGATGCCATCAAGAACGTGGGGGGCGGCTACGTCGGGTTGGGAGCCGATCAGGGCTACTCGTACATCGCGCACGCCCGGAGCCAGTGGGCGTGGGTCTTCGACTATGACCCGACGGTGGTCCGGCTCCACCACGTGCTGAGGGCCGTGGTGAAGCGGGCGCCGGCCCGCGAGGACTTCGTCACGGCCTTCACCGACAAGCAGGCGAAGGCGACGCGAGCCGCCATCGAGGAGGAGTGGGCGTCCCTTCCCAGGGAGGAGCGCGCCGCCATCACCGGGGTGTTCGAGCGTGCACGGCGGCAGCTGTGGGCCAACTACACGCGCCAGCTGCGGCCCGCGCGCTGGACGGAGGGCTTCGGCTGGCTCCAGACGGAGGAGAACTACCGCTACGTGCGCCTGATGTTCGAGCAGGGGCGCATCGTCACCCTCAAGGGCAACATGCTCACGGACAAGGCGCTGCCGTCCATCGCTCGCGCCGCTCGCTCCCTGGGGGTGCCCATCCGCGTCTACTACCCCTCCAATGCCGAGGAGCAGTGGAAGCAGTTGCCTCCCCAGTACCGGGAGAACGTGCGCCAGCTTCCCTTCGACGAGCGCAGCGTGATCCTCCGGACGTTGATCACCCACAAGTTCCACAAGTCGGACTCGTACTGGCACTACATCGTCCACGGCGGGCTGCATGCGCAGGAGCACCTGGCCCTTCCGGGGTACGCGAACGTCTGGAGCTTCATGGAGGACCGTCAGCAGGTGGGCGCGTTCCTCGCCACCACCACGGCTGGAGGCGCGGAGAAGGCGCCCAGGCGTGATCGCTACCTCGACTTCCTGAGCTACATCGGCGTGCCCTCGGCCGCGGGCTCCGTGGTCGCGGAGTCCAAGCCTTGA